Proteins from one Mercurialis annua linkage group LG7, ddMerAnnu1.2, whole genome shotgun sequence genomic window:
- the LOC126655910 gene encoding probable pectin methylesterase CGR3, with the protein MSRRQVSSSARRFVDTGSFPFAGAILNSKSRSSPWLSLALILLGAFLLITYAYGGHGIFGGNKESVSRLGGDFSCTSEVQRTIPILKKAYGDSMRKVLHVGPDTCSVVSQLLKEEETEAWGIEPYDIEDADPSCKSAVRKGIVRVVDIKFPLPYKTKSFSLVIVSDALDYLSPKYLNKTLPELARVAADGLVIYTGSPGQQRAKVAELSKFGRPAKMRSSSWWVRYFVQTSLEENESAIKKFEQAASKNSYKPTCQIFHLKPQL; encoded by the exons ATGTCAAGGAGGCAAGTAAGTTCGTCCGCTCGTAGATTTGTAGATACAGGAAGTTTTCCGTTCGCCGGAGCAATTTTAAACTCTAAATCTCGCTCTTCTCCTTGGTTATCTCTTGCTCTCATACTTCTG GGAGCATTCCTTCTTATTACCTATGCTTACGGCGGTCACG gtatttttggaGGCAATAAAGAATCTGTTAGTAGGCTTGGAG GTGATTTCTCATGCACTTCAGAAGTTCAGAGAACAATTCCCATTTTAAAGAAAGCTTATGGTGATAGCATGCGCAAGGTTTTACATGTCGGTCCTGATACTTGTTCAGTGGTCTCTCAACTcttgaaagaagaagaaactgAAGCATGGGGCATTGAGCCATATGATATAGAGGATGCTGATCCAAGCTGCAAGAGTGCTGTTCGTAAAGGCATTGTCCGTGTTGTTGACATTAAGTTCCCCTTGCCCTACAAGACAAAGTCATTTTCTCTTGTTATTGTGTCTGATGCCCTTGATTACCTATCCCCAAAATACTTGAACAAGACTCTTCCAGAATTGGCAAGGGTGGCTGCAGATGGTCTTGTTATTTATACCG GTTCTCCTGGTCAACAGAGGGCTAAAGTTGCTGAGCTATCTAAATTTGGAAGACCG GCGAAAATGAGGAGCTCGTCTTGGTGGGTTCGGTATTTTGTTCAGACAAGCTTAGAAGAAAATGAAAGTGCTATAAAGAAGTTTGAGCAGGCTGCATCCAAGAATTCATACAAGCCAACCTGTCAAATTTTCCACTTGAAGCCACAGTTATAG
- the LOC126655419 gene encoding DUF21 domain-containing protein At2g14520-like isoform X3 has product MEVEYRCCGTGFFIHIAIIIFLVLFAGLMSGLTLGLMSLSLVDLEVLAKSGTPSDRKHATKIFPVVKNQHLLLCTLLICNAAAMEALPIFLDSMVTAWGAVLISVTLILLFGEVIPQAVCARYGLAIGAAVAPIVRVLVCICFPIAYPISKAGKGGELSRHETTIITGALELTDKMAKDAMTPISETFSIDINAKLNNALTKLMLEKGHSRVPVYHENPKNIIGLVLVKNLLTIRPEDEVPVMNATIRKIPRVSETMPLYTILNEFQKGHSHMAVVIRQKSETEQLAGEDVRVDIEGERHTDVKSTETSRSRKKLKSFPIEANPQRGESKSKKRVNGAHPEVLRIYENPLTELVEEGEAIGIITLKDVIEELLQGKIFDETDYRDGHH; this is encoded by the exons ATGGAAGTAGAATATAGATGTTGTGGAACTGGATTCTTCATCCATAttgctattattatttttcttgtaCTATTTGCTGGTTTAATGTCTGGACTCACTTTAGGACTCATGTCTTTAAGCCTTGTTGATCTTGAAGTTCTTGCTAAATCCGGAACGCCAAGTGATCGAAAGCACGCGA CAAAAATATTTCCGGTAGTGAAAAATCAGCATTTGCTGCTCTGCACCTTACTGATCTGTAATGCTGCTGCTATGGAG GCCTTGCCAATATTTTTGGATAGTATGGTTACAGCTTGGGGTGCTGTTCTTATTTCTGTCACCTTGATACTTCTATTCGGCGAG GTTATACCCCAAGCTGTGTGTGCTCGGTATGGTTTGGCCATCGGAGCAGCAGTAGCTCCAATAGTCCGAGTTTTGGTCTGCATTTGCTTCCCTATCGCATATCCGATAAGCAAG GCTGGAAAAGGTGGAGAACTGAGCCGTCATGAGACGACGATCATAACAGGAGCACTTGAACTCACTGATAAGATGGCAAAAGATGCAATGACACCCATATCTGAAACTTTTTCTATTGATATAAATGCCAAACTTAACAA TGCTCTCACCAAGTTGATGTTGGAAAAAGGACACAGCAGAGTTCCTGTTTATCATGAGAATCCAAAAAATATCATCGGACTTGTACTC GTGAAAAACTTGCTAACTATCCGTCCAGAAGATGAAGTTCCTGTCATGAATGCGACTATACGAAAAATCCCTAG GGTTTCAGAGACAATGCCTCTTTATACTATACTAAATGAGTTTCAGAAAGGTCACAGCCACATGGCTGTTGTCATAAGACAGAAGAGTGAAACAGAACAATTGGCAGGGGAAGATGTGAGGGTGGACATTGAAGGTGAAAGGCACACAGATGTGAAAAGTACAGAGACTAGTCGATCACGTAAGAAGCTTAAGAGTTTTCCTATTGAAGCAAATCCACAAAGAGGAGAGTCTAAGAGCAAGAAACGGGTGAACGGAGCCCATCCAGAGGTTCTTCGTATCTATGAGAACCCATTAACAGAGCTCGTCGAAGAAGGAGAAGCTATTGGAATAATCACACTAAAAGATGTCATAGAGGAGCTCTTACAA GGGAAAATATTTGATGAGACAGACTATCGTGACGGGCATCATTAA
- the LOC126655419 gene encoding DUF21 domain-containing protein At2g14520-like isoform X1, whose translation MEVEYRCCGTGFFIHIAIIIFLVLFAGLMSGLTLGLMSLSLVDLEVLAKSGTPSDRKHATKIFPVVKNQHLLLCTLLICNAAAMEALPIFLDSMVTAWGAVLISVTLILLFGEVIPQAVCARYGLAIGAAVAPIVRVLVCICFPIAYPISKLLDYLLGEGHDALFRRAELKTLVDLHGNEAGKGGELSRHETTIITGALELTDKMAKDAMTPISETFSIDINAKLNNALTKLMLEKGHSRVPVYHENPKNIIGLVLVKNLLTIRPEDEVPVMNATIRKIPRVSETMPLYTILNEFQKGHSHMAVVIRQKSETEQLAGEDVRVDIEGERHTDVKSTETSRSRKKLKSFPIEANPQRGESKSKKRVNGAHPEVLRIYENPLTELVEEGEAIGIITLKDVIEELLQGKIFDETDYRDGHH comes from the exons ATGGAAGTAGAATATAGATGTTGTGGAACTGGATTCTTCATCCATAttgctattattatttttcttgtaCTATTTGCTGGTTTAATGTCTGGACTCACTTTAGGACTCATGTCTTTAAGCCTTGTTGATCTTGAAGTTCTTGCTAAATCCGGAACGCCAAGTGATCGAAAGCACGCGA CAAAAATATTTCCGGTAGTGAAAAATCAGCATTTGCTGCTCTGCACCTTACTGATCTGTAATGCTGCTGCTATGGAG GCCTTGCCAATATTTTTGGATAGTATGGTTACAGCTTGGGGTGCTGTTCTTATTTCTGTCACCTTGATACTTCTATTCGGCGAG GTTATACCCCAAGCTGTGTGTGCTCGGTATGGTTTGGCCATCGGAGCAGCAGTAGCTCCAATAGTCCGAGTTTTGGTCTGCATTTGCTTCCCTATCGCATATCCGATAAGCAAG CTACTAGATTATTTGCTAGGAGAAGGGCATGATGCTCTTTTTCGTAGAGCAGAGTTGAAAACCCTTGTAGATTTGCATGGAAATGAG GCTGGAAAAGGTGGAGAACTGAGCCGTCATGAGACGACGATCATAACAGGAGCACTTGAACTCACTGATAAGATGGCAAAAGATGCAATGACACCCATATCTGAAACTTTTTCTATTGATATAAATGCCAAACTTAACAA TGCTCTCACCAAGTTGATGTTGGAAAAAGGACACAGCAGAGTTCCTGTTTATCATGAGAATCCAAAAAATATCATCGGACTTGTACTC GTGAAAAACTTGCTAACTATCCGTCCAGAAGATGAAGTTCCTGTCATGAATGCGACTATACGAAAAATCCCTAG GGTTTCAGAGACAATGCCTCTTTATACTATACTAAATGAGTTTCAGAAAGGTCACAGCCACATGGCTGTTGTCATAAGACAGAAGAGTGAAACAGAACAATTGGCAGGGGAAGATGTGAGGGTGGACATTGAAGGTGAAAGGCACACAGATGTGAAAAGTACAGAGACTAGTCGATCACGTAAGAAGCTTAAGAGTTTTCCTATTGAAGCAAATCCACAAAGAGGAGAGTCTAAGAGCAAGAAACGGGTGAACGGAGCCCATCCAGAGGTTCTTCGTATCTATGAGAACCCATTAACAGAGCTCGTCGAAGAAGGAGAAGCTATTGGAATAATCACACTAAAAGATGTCATAGAGGAGCTCTTACAA GGGAAAATATTTGATGAGACAGACTATCGTGACGGGCATCATTAA
- the LOC126655419 gene encoding DUF21 domain-containing protein At2g14520-like isoform X2: MEVEYRCCGTGFFIHIAIIIFLVLFAGLMSGLTLGLMSLSLVDLEVLAKSGTPSDRKHATKIFPVVKNQHLLLCTLLICNAAAMEALPIFLDSMVTAWGAVLISVTLILLFGEVIPQAVCARYGLAIGAAVAPIVRVLVCICFPIAYPISKLLDYLLGEGHDALFRRAELKTLVDLHGNEAGKGGELSRHETTIITGALELTDKMAKDAMTPISETFSIDINAKLNNALTKLMLEKGHSRVPVYHENPKNIIGLVKNLLTIRPEDEVPVMNATIRKIPRVSETMPLYTILNEFQKGHSHMAVVIRQKSETEQLAGEDVRVDIEGERHTDVKSTETSRSRKKLKSFPIEANPQRGESKSKKRVNGAHPEVLRIYENPLTELVEEGEAIGIITLKDVIEELLQGKIFDETDYRDGHH, encoded by the exons ATGGAAGTAGAATATAGATGTTGTGGAACTGGATTCTTCATCCATAttgctattattatttttcttgtaCTATTTGCTGGTTTAATGTCTGGACTCACTTTAGGACTCATGTCTTTAAGCCTTGTTGATCTTGAAGTTCTTGCTAAATCCGGAACGCCAAGTGATCGAAAGCACGCGA CAAAAATATTTCCGGTAGTGAAAAATCAGCATTTGCTGCTCTGCACCTTACTGATCTGTAATGCTGCTGCTATGGAG GCCTTGCCAATATTTTTGGATAGTATGGTTACAGCTTGGGGTGCTGTTCTTATTTCTGTCACCTTGATACTTCTATTCGGCGAG GTTATACCCCAAGCTGTGTGTGCTCGGTATGGTTTGGCCATCGGAGCAGCAGTAGCTCCAATAGTCCGAGTTTTGGTCTGCATTTGCTTCCCTATCGCATATCCGATAAGCAAG CTACTAGATTATTTGCTAGGAGAAGGGCATGATGCTCTTTTTCGTAGAGCAGAGTTGAAAACCCTTGTAGATTTGCATGGAAATGAG GCTGGAAAAGGTGGAGAACTGAGCCGTCATGAGACGACGATCATAACAGGAGCACTTGAACTCACTGATAAGATGGCAAAAGATGCAATGACACCCATATCTGAAACTTTTTCTATTGATATAAATGCCAAACTTAACAA TGCTCTCACCAAGTTGATGTTGGAAAAAGGACACAGCAGAGTTCCTGTTTATCATGAGAATCCAAAAAATATCATCGGACTT GTGAAAAACTTGCTAACTATCCGTCCAGAAGATGAAGTTCCTGTCATGAATGCGACTATACGAAAAATCCCTAG GGTTTCAGAGACAATGCCTCTTTATACTATACTAAATGAGTTTCAGAAAGGTCACAGCCACATGGCTGTTGTCATAAGACAGAAGAGTGAAACAGAACAATTGGCAGGGGAAGATGTGAGGGTGGACATTGAAGGTGAAAGGCACACAGATGTGAAAAGTACAGAGACTAGTCGATCACGTAAGAAGCTTAAGAGTTTTCCTATTGAAGCAAATCCACAAAGAGGAGAGTCTAAGAGCAAGAAACGGGTGAACGGAGCCCATCCAGAGGTTCTTCGTATCTATGAGAACCCATTAACAGAGCTCGTCGAAGAAGGAGAAGCTATTGGAATAATCACACTAAAAGATGTCATAGAGGAGCTCTTACAA GGGAAAATATTTGATGAGACAGACTATCGTGACGGGCATCATTAA
- the LOC126655418 gene encoding SNW/SKI-interacting protein: MAPLKEILPPAKSKTSSNYDHSNDPWFKQRFTSTEEEQGTVLNHKPIPPYMNRKGFVPRKVEDFGDGGAFPEIHIAQYPLGMGRDKSAKPGSRILPLTVDANGNVAYDAIVKQNENSKKIVYSKHTDIIPKFLKNEEESVEDEDLEKEIEETTLETKTALEKIVNVRLSAAQPKNVPTHSSDSKYIKYKPSQQSAAFNSGAKERIIRMVEMPVDPLEPPKFKHKRVPKASGSPPVPVMHSPPRPVTVKDQQDWKIPPCISNWKNPKGYTIPLDKRLAADGRGLQDVQINDNFAKLSESLYVAEQKAREAVAMRSKVQKEMMMKEKDKKEQELRALAQKARSERTGAAPPMSAPVSSNKNAMDDVDMVEDYDRGRERERDAPKESRQEREERLQREKIREERRRERERERRLEAKDAAMGKKSKITRDRDRDISEKVALGMASAGAGRGEVMYDQRLFNQEKGMDSGFATDDQYNVYDKGLFTAQPTLSTLYRPQKDVDSDTYGGADEQLDKIMKTERFKPDKAFAGTSEKAGPRDRPVEFEKDVEEADPFGLDQFLTEVKKGKKAMDKVGSGGTMRASGGSSTRDGHDGGSGRTRIGFERGR, translated from the coding sequence ATGGCGCCTTTGAAAGAAATCTTACCTCCTGCTAAGTCGAAAACTTCATCAAATTACGATCATTCAAACGACCCATGGTTCAAGCAGAGATTCACCTCCACGGAGGAAGAGCAAGGTACGGTTCTTAACCATAAACCTATACCTCCTTACATGAATCGCAAGGGTTTTGTTCCTCGGAAAGTGGAGGATTTTGGAGATGGAGGTGCTTTTCCGGAGATTCATATTGCTCAGTACCCTCTTGGTATGGGTAGGGATAAGTCTGCGAAACCCGGGTCGAGAATCTTGCCTTTGACTGTTGATGCTAATGGAAACGTTGCGTATGATgccattgtgaagcagaatgaGAATTCGAAGAAGATTGTTTATTCGAAGCATACGGATATTATTCCGAAGTTTTTAAAGAATGAAGAGGAGAGTGTTGAGGACGAGGATCTGGAGAAGGAGATTGAGGAGACAACGCTGGAAACTAAAACTGCTCTTGAGAAGATTGTTAATGTAAGATTGAGTGCGGCACAGCCGAAGAATGTGCCGACGCATTCTTCGGATTCGAAGTACATTAAGTACAAGCCTTCTCAGCAATCAGCTGCTTTTAATTCAGGGGCGAAGGAGAGGATAATCAGAATGGTGGAGATGCCGGTTGATCCGCTTGAGCCACCTAAGTTCAAGCATAAGAGGGTTCCTAAGGCTTCTGGGTCTCCTCCTGTGCCAGTCATGCACTCACCTCCTAGACCTGTGACTGTAAAAGATCAGCAGGATTGGAAAATCCCTCCTTGTATCTCAAACTGGAAGAATCCTAAAGGTTATACAATACCTCTTGATAAGCGTCTAGCGGCTGATGGAAGAGGTCTGCAGGATGTTCAGATTAATGATAATTTTGCGAAGTTATCAGAGTCACTTTATGTTGCTGAGCAGAAGGCTAGAGAAGCTGTTGCTATGCGATCGAAGGTTCAAAAGGAGATGATGATGAAGGAGAAGGATAAGAAGGAGCAGGAACTGCGTGCGTTAGCTCAGAAAGCACGCTCTGAACGAACTGGTGCAGCACCACCAATGTCCGCTCCAGTCTCATCCAATAAGAATGCAATGGATGATGTTGATATGGTAGAAGATTATGATCGTGGGAGAGAAAGGGAGAGGGATGCTCCTAAAGAGTCAAGACAGGAGAGGGAAGAGAGACTACAGCGTGAGAAAATTCGTGAGGAGCGACGTCGCGAGAGGGAGAGGGAGAGAAGGTTGGAGGCTAAAGATGCTGCCATGGGTAAGAAGAGCAAGATTACAAGAGATAGAGATCGTGACATTAGTGAGAAAGTTGCTCTTGGTATGGCTTCTGCTGGGGCTGGCAGAGGAGAGGTTATGTATGACCAGAGATTGTTTAACCAGGAGAAAGGAATGGATTCTGGTTTTGCCACAGATGACCAATATAATGTTTATGACAAGGGCCTATTTACAGCTCAGCCTACTCTTTCAACACTCTATCGGCCACAGAAAGATGTCGATTCTGATACGTATGGAGGTGCTGATGAGCAGTTAGATAAAATTATGAAGACGGAGAGGTTCAAACCTGACAAGGCTTTTGCTGGCACTTCTGAGAAGGCTGGTCCAAGGGACAGGCCAGTTGAGTTCGAAAAGGATGTAGAAGAAGCTGATCCATTTGGTTTGGATCAGTTCTTGACTGAAGTGAAGAAGGGCAAGAAAGCCATGGACAAGGTGGGTAGTGGTGGTACAATGAGAGCTAGTGGCGGGTCTTCAACTAGAGACGGACATGATGGAGGCTCTGGTAGAACTCGCATTGGCTTTGAGAGGGGCCGCTAG
- the LOC126656422 gene encoding GTP-binding protein At3g49725, chloroplastic, translating to MLALSSLRSRLNSQTLTKTLTQTPKPYQHQSPIPFSSDQQDGNDTYLWNRDPTTPPRLFVVQPRFRPDSYLQAKLNEALCLANSLEEQRDGCFVTDFFDKALPPHIVVQNPILRSSKARADTFFGPGTLETIKCHLNASESKGELDAVFVNSVLSGVQQRNLERAWGKPVLDRVGLIIEIFNAHAHTKEAKLQSELAALMYMKSRLVRVRGLDGRSTFGTSGEAQVVSARGRGSGGRGFISGAGETELQLQRRRILERRNYLLLQIKEVRRTRAVQRAARKRHDGAQNTGLATVAVVGYTNAGKSTMVSALSDSYLYSDSRLFATLDPKLKSIILPSGRKLLLSDTVGFISDLPVQLVEAFRATLEEVVEADLLVHVVDCTAPNLEEHRTTVLQVLQQIGVSEEKLQNMIEVWNKIDCEDEEMEADNSVDDDDDSNWSVDEDEDSNESNSLAAEDHKEGLEETVDSVEGDYSDGWLLSEDDQEMVGDSWLKSLNDQQVKTSNDPGMAKDTESLAQHGPHVKISAITRVGLQELLELIDERLKTRDEKIKAQNVVGRSIFYRKWRPSQTEDADVAIGQ from the exons ATGTTGGCTCTCTCATCACTTCGATCCCGCCTTAACTCTCAAACCTTAActaaaaccctaacccaaaCCCCAAAACCATACCAACACCAATCTCCAATTCCATTTTCTTCAGATCAACAAGATGGAAATGACACTTACCTCTGGAACAGAGACCCGACAACTCCGCCTCGCCTCTTCGTGGTCCAGCCCCGATTCCGACCCGATTCTTACCTTCAAGCCAAGCTCAACGAAGCACTCTGCCTCGCCAATTCATTAGAGGAGCAGCGCGATGGTTGCTTTGTTACGGATTTTTTTGATAAAGCATTGCCTCCTCATATTGTTGTTCAAAATCCTATTCTACGATCATCTAAAGCTCGCGCTG ATACATTTTTCGGGCCGGGTACATTGGAAACAATTAAGTGCCATTTAAATGCTTCTGAGTCCAAG GGTGAATTGGATGCTGTGTTTGTGAATTCTGTTTTATCTGGAGTTCAACAGCGGAACTTGGAG CGCGCATGGGGGAAACCTGTATTGGACCGTGTTGGTCTTATAATAGAGATTTTTAATGCTCATGCACACACTAAGGAGGCAAAGCTGCAG TCTGAATTGGCTGCTCTTATGTATATGAAGAGTAGGCTTGTTCGTGTACGTGGCCTTGATGGACGCTCTACTTTTGGAACATCTGGAGAAGCTCAAGTTGTTAGTGCCAGAGG GAGAGGAAGTGGAGGGCGTGGGTTTATCAGTGGTGCTGGAGAAACCGAACTTCAACTTCAACGCCGAAG AATTTTAGAAAGACGCAACTATTTACTATTACAAATCAAAGAGGTTCGTCGTACTCGAGCTGTGCAGCGTGCTGCCCGCAAGAGGCATGATGGGGCACAGAATACAGGTTTAGCTACTGTTGCTGTTGTTGGTTACACAAATGCT GGGAAGTCTACAATGGTCAGTGCACTCTCAGATAGTTACCTTTATAGTGATTCCCG GTTATTTGCTACACTGGATCCAAAATTGAAAAGCATTATTCTTCCTTCAGG AAGGAAATTGCTCCTTAGTGATACTGTTGGGTTTATTTCAGACTTGCCTGTGCAG TTGGTTGAAGCATTTCGTGCAACCTTGGAAGAAGTGGTGGAAGCAGACCTCCTTGTG CATGTCGTAGACTGTACTGCTCCCAATCTTGAGGAACATCGCACAACAGTGTTGCAAGTTCTGCAGCAGATAGGAGTGTCAGAGGAAAAGCTTCAGAATATGATTGAAGTCTGGAATAAG ATTGATTGTGAAGATGAAGAAATGGAAGCCGATAATTCTGtcgatgatgatgatgatagcAACTGGTCTGTTGATGAAGATGAGGACAGCAATGAAAGTAATTCTTTAGCAGCGGAAGATCATAAAGAGGGTTTGGAAGAGACAGTAGATAGTGTGGAAGGAGATTACTCTGATGGCTGGCTGTTGTCGGAAGATGACCAGGAGATGGTGGGTGACAGTTGGCTGAAGAGTCTAAATGACCAACAGGTTAAGACCTCTAATGACCCAGGGATGGCAAAGGATACGGAATCTCTAGCTCAACACGGCCCCCATGTCAAAATATCTGCTATAACTCGAGTTGGTCTGCAAGAACTGCTGGAGCTCATCGATGAAAGATTAAAGACTCGGGATGAGAAGATAAAGGCCCAGAATGTAGTGGGAAGGAGtatattttatagaaaatgGAGGCCTTCACAAACAGAGGATGCTGACGTGGCAATCGGACAATGA